The Nitrospira sp. KM1 genome includes a window with the following:
- a CDS encoding FAD-dependent oxidoreductase produces MTAARPPSVVILGTGPSGLTAAYRLARHGLHVTLLEQSSRLGGALTATDGPPVPVLGCHRATRKLLQGLGSISELHPATNLSLELQLPDRRVVSYPRGWFPRPLNTVFSLGRFKGFSWRERWNLLSWLEQLWEGTLELTPDLEHRTARDWLNSLGIDQASQQAVWNPVAYWLTGSDLDTLSGDALVTACTPFFLGTASDRRITVFEEPWTSLLVEPILIGLQEAGATVRRETRAIEVLHDHHHVGGIRTADGTVFRADWYISALPHHHLTPLLPERWLTRYAYFQQISELSSRSCSFVRIHVRQALSGPRFILLPNESFRWVWGRPNGIEDSIFSGLLTHPFAEIGDLEAAAVSLLRSLVLLDAERNIGFITQEHRTDSYLSLHPGTKTRRPIAQSPIANFLLAGSWTDTGWPTNMESAIESGERCADALIRQLPS; encoded by the coding sequence GTGACAGCTGCTCGACCACCATCCGTCGTGATCCTTGGAACAGGTCCATCGGGGCTCACCGCCGCATACCGGCTGGCCAGACACGGTCTGCACGTTACACTTCTTGAACAATCTTCGAGACTCGGAGGGGCGCTGACAGCCACGGATGGTCCTCCGGTCCCTGTCTTGGGTTGTCATCGTGCGACCCGCAAACTCCTGCAAGGTCTTGGCTCCATTTCGGAATTACATCCTGCGACGAATCTCTCGCTGGAACTGCAACTGCCGGACCGTCGGGTCGTTTCGTATCCGCGCGGATGGTTCCCCCGCCCTCTCAATACCGTATTCTCGTTGGGGCGTTTCAAAGGATTCTCGTGGCGGGAGAGATGGAACCTGCTGTCGTGGCTGGAACAACTCTGGGAAGGCACTCTCGAACTCACTCCAGACCTGGAACATCGCACGGCCAGGGATTGGTTAAATTCGCTTGGAATCGATCAGGCATCACAGCAAGCGGTATGGAATCCTGTCGCCTACTGGCTCACCGGCAGCGATCTCGATACACTCTCTGGAGACGCATTGGTGACGGCCTGCACGCCATTTTTTCTGGGGACGGCATCAGACCGGCGGATCACCGTCTTCGAAGAGCCGTGGACATCGCTACTCGTTGAACCTATTTTGATCGGCCTCCAAGAGGCGGGGGCCACCGTGCGGCGAGAGACCCGGGCCATAGAAGTCCTGCATGATCACCATCATGTCGGCGGCATTCGCACCGCCGACGGAACCGTCTTCCGTGCAGACTGGTATATCTCTGCACTTCCCCATCACCACCTCACTCCTCTTCTTCCTGAACGGTGGCTGACCCGCTATGCGTATTTTCAACAGATCAGCGAACTGAGCTCACGATCCTGTTCGTTTGTTCGCATCCATGTCCGACAAGCCTTGTCCGGCCCGCGCTTCATTCTTCTGCCCAATGAATCATTTCGATGGGTATGGGGAAGACCCAATGGAATAGAAGATAGTATATTTTCCGGACTGCTCACACACCCGTTCGCCGAGATCGGCGATCTGGAAGCCGCCGCTGTATCCTTGCTTCGTTCGTTGGTCCTGTTAGACGCCGAGCGGAACATCGGTTTTATCACACAGGAACATCGGACTGATTCATATCTTTCACTGCATCCCGGCACGAAGACCCGGCGGCCGATCGCACAAAGCCCGATCGCGAATTTTCTTCTTGCCGGTTCATGGACCGACACCGGCTGGCCGACGAACATGGAAAGTGCGATTGAAAGCGGAGAACGGTGCGCTGACGCCCTCATCCGTCAGCTACCCTCTTGA
- a CDS encoding uracil-DNA glycosylase gives MSLIELAKSLHNCQRCKLSALGRSQVVFGVGNPHASIMFVGEAPGFNEDQKGEPFVGAAGKLLNDLLLSAGLSRDQIYIANVIKCRPPNNRDPEPDEVETCKPFLLQQIQLIRPKLVCTLGNWATQTLLERKVGITKVKAQAFYMKDFVIFPLLHPAAALHQGNLLDTLKEDFKKLKEFLDRHSQPVNPESTSPAPPALNIEAPQPAQMDLFGS, from the coding sequence ATGTCACTCATCGAACTTGCAAAATCACTCCACAATTGTCAGCGGTGCAAACTTTCGGCTTTGGGTCGCTCCCAGGTTGTGTTCGGAGTCGGAAATCCCCATGCCAGCATCATGTTTGTCGGAGAGGCGCCAGGATTCAACGAAGATCAGAAGGGTGAACCGTTCGTCGGGGCAGCCGGCAAGCTGTTAAATGATCTCCTGCTGTCAGCTGGATTGTCACGCGACCAGATCTACATTGCCAATGTCATCAAATGCCGCCCACCGAATAATCGGGATCCCGAACCTGACGAAGTGGAAACATGCAAACCCTTCCTGCTTCAGCAGATTCAATTGATCCGACCTAAGCTAGTCTGCACACTCGGAAACTGGGCCACGCAAACCCTGCTGGAGCGAAAAGTCGGCATTACGAAAGTCAAAGCGCAGGCATTTTACATGAAGGACTTCGTGATCTTTCCCCTGCTACATCCGGCCGCGGCTCTGCACCAGGGCAATCTGCTCGATACACTGAAAGAAGATTTCAAGAAATTGAAGGAGTTTCTCGACCGCCACTCCCAACCGGTCAATCCAGAATCCACCTCGCCTGCGCCGCCAGCCCTCAACATCGAAGCACCGCAGCCGGCACAGATGGATTTGTTCGGATCTTAA
- a CDS encoding secondary thiamine-phosphate synthase enzyme YjbQ, which produces MKSFRQELSFETATRRAYLNITSQVEEAVARSGVKEGLVLVNAMHITASVYINDDEPGLLQDYDEFLETVAPHDASYRHNDTGEDNGDAHIKRQLMGREVVVAVTNGRLDFGPWEQIFYGEFDGRRRKRVLIKIVGE; this is translated from the coding sequence ATGAAATCCTTCAGGCAAGAATTATCGTTTGAGACCGCGACGAGGCGCGCCTATCTGAATATTACTTCTCAGGTCGAAGAGGCCGTTGCGAGAAGCGGTGTCAAAGAAGGCCTGGTGCTCGTCAACGCGATGCATATCACGGCCAGCGTTTATATTAATGATGACGAGCCAGGCCTCCTGCAGGATTATGATGAGTTTTTGGAGACCGTCGCTCCGCACGATGCGTCCTATCGCCATAATGACACCGGGGAGGACAATGGCGATGCGCACATCAAGCGTCAACTGATGGGACGCGAAGTGGTCGTCGCGGTGACGAACGGCCGGCTGGATTTCGGACCATGGGAACAAATTTTCTACGGAGAGTTCGATGGAAGAAGACGGAAACGTGTTCTCATCAAGATCGTCGGGGAGTAA
- a CDS encoding adenosylcobalamin-dependent ribonucleoside-diphosphate reductase has protein sequence MIPMTAAPPDRLPLPLLTTEARVVLRNRYLAKRRGATGRETPAHMFWRIATDIASAELRYSKRSRLPHAASRFYEMMARLDFLPNSPTLMNAGRSLQQLSACFVLPVEDSLASILESVKSQALVHQSGGGTGFSFNRIRPRHDLVASTNGMASGPISFMRVFNLTTDVIKQGGARRGANMGILQIDHPDILDFIALKRNPAEMTNFNLSVGLTRSFMRARKQNRFYALINPRTGLAVKRISARMVFDRLVDAAWESGEPGVLFLDTINRANPTPRLGRIEATNPCGEQPLLPFESCTLGSINVSNFVLERPDGPVLDYSRLGETVELAVRFLDNVIDRNRYPLAEIEAATKRTRKIGLGIMGFADLLIRLRIPYDSDQALAVARRLMQFLKSQAHRASHRLAEERGPYPALHRDRAHTSGILRNATVTTIAPTGTISIIAGCSPGIEPIYAIQTVRTVLNGRQLVTRHPLFMRMARVEGLDLDRIQTHLDAAPSIRDVPTIPSHLRLLFPTAHDVAPEHHVRMQAIFQRYSDSGVSKTINLPSTATRQEVARALLLAHELGCKGLTVFRSGSRADQVLSCTKTKSC, from the coding sequence ATGATACCTATGACCGCTGCCCCGCCGGACAGGTTGCCGCTTCCGTTGCTCACAACCGAAGCCCGAGTCGTCTTGAGGAACCGATATCTCGCGAAGCGTCGGGGCGCTACCGGACGTGAAACGCCCGCGCACATGTTCTGGCGCATTGCGACCGATATTGCCTCGGCCGAGCTACGATATTCGAAGCGATCGAGATTGCCTCATGCAGCCAGCCGGTTTTACGAGATGATGGCGAGGCTCGACTTCCTTCCCAATTCTCCAACATTGATGAATGCCGGCCGTTCCTTACAACAACTATCGGCGTGTTTTGTACTTCCCGTCGAGGATTCGCTCGCGTCCATTCTGGAATCCGTCAAGTCACAAGCATTGGTCCACCAATCAGGAGGTGGAACTGGGTTTTCGTTCAACCGTATTCGGCCGCGGCACGATCTGGTCGCCTCGACCAACGGCATGGCATCCGGCCCGATCTCGTTCATGCGTGTATTCAATCTCACGACCGACGTGATCAAGCAAGGCGGTGCCCGCCGCGGAGCAAACATGGGGATTCTGCAGATCGATCATCCCGATATTCTTGATTTTATCGCGCTCAAACGGAATCCGGCGGAAATGACGAACTTTAATCTCTCTGTGGGACTGACCAGGTCGTTCATGCGCGCCAGGAAACAGAACCGCTTCTACGCGCTGATCAATCCGCGAACCGGCTTGGCCGTCAAACGCATCTCCGCACGGATGGTTTTTGATCGGCTGGTTGACGCCGCCTGGGAATCCGGAGAACCGGGTGTCCTCTTTCTGGATACCATCAACCGAGCCAATCCTACTCCGCGGCTCGGCCGCATCGAAGCCACCAACCCATGCGGAGAACAACCGCTGCTGCCGTTTGAGTCCTGCACGCTCGGATCGATCAATGTTTCAAACTTTGTCCTGGAGCGTCCTGACGGACCTGTTCTCGACTACTCCCGTCTGGGGGAAACGGTCGAACTCGCTGTCCGTTTTCTCGACAATGTCATCGACCGCAATCGGTACCCCCTGGCTGAAATCGAGGCCGCCACTAAACGCACTCGAAAGATCGGCCTCGGCATCATGGGCTTCGCCGACCTCTTGATTCGACTACGCATCCCCTATGATTCGGATCAGGCGCTCGCCGTGGCGCGCAGGCTCATGCAATTTTTGAAGTCTCAGGCGCACCGGGCGTCTCACAGGCTCGCCGAAGAGCGAGGGCCGTATCCGGCACTCCACAGAGATCGTGCACACACCAGCGGTATCTTGCGGAATGCGACGGTCACCACGATCGCCCCAACCGGTACGATCAGCATCATCGCAGGATGCTCACCGGGCATCGAACCGATTTATGCGATTCAAACCGTACGGACGGTATTGAACGGGCGCCAACTGGTCACTCGTCATCCCCTCTTCATGCGGATGGCACGGGTAGAGGGACTTGACCTGGATCGTATCCAGACGCACCTGGATGCCGCGCCATCGATTCGAGACGTGCCAACCATTCCGTCACACCTTCGCCTGCTGTTTCCCACGGCCCATGACGTGGCACCCGAACATCACGTTCGCATGCAGGCGATCTTTCAGCGTTACAGCGACAGCGGAGTGTCCAAAACGATCAATCTGCCATCCACAGCGACTCGCCAAGAGGTTGCCCGGGCGCTGCTGCTGGCCCATGAACTTGGCTGCAAAGGTCTCACGGTGTTTCGATCGGGGAGCCGGGCCGATCAGGTGTTGTCCTGCACAAAGACCAAGAGTTGTTGA
- a CDS encoding cysteine rich repeat-containing protein, translated as MAQQDTFGKVLAVLFTVIGLALVWLSIVTSLPSQLDLAAANAPSTDQITSTDRKSATAGPMTADRQPEPALDLSIPGRSSSLPFHGSDAVENRTADQKSAYASGSIPTDPRVSQITKLKCAAEIEQLCPDSTDGTSRTRCLERRAKKLDSSCQAQLQERFVKWKDERTRMFAACDMDIKRFCRLVRPGEGRVLQCLQDHTQDVSDRCYGTLPKGTLLFTQ; from the coding sequence ATGGCTCAACAGGATACGTTCGGGAAAGTTCTTGCGGTACTGTTCACGGTCATCGGACTGGCATTGGTATGGCTCTCTATTGTCACCAGCCTTCCATCACAACTTGACCTTGCGGCGGCCAATGCCCCATCGACCGATCAGATAACGTCGACGGATCGGAAGTCGGCTACTGCCGGGCCGATGACGGCAGATCGTCAGCCGGAACCGGCCCTCGATCTGTCGATTCCGGGCCGGTCGTCCTCGTTACCGTTCCATGGCTCCGACGCTGTCGAGAACAGGACCGCCGATCAGAAATCGGCATATGCCTCTGGATCAATCCCCACCGACCCGCGCGTGTCCCAAATCACCAAGCTTAAATGTGCAGCTGAAATCGAACAGTTGTGTCCGGACTCCACGGATGGGACCTCACGGACCCGCTGTCTGGAGCGCCGTGCGAAAAAACTGGATTCGTCCTGTCAGGCGCAACTGCAAGAGCGCTTCGTGAAGTGGAAGGATGAACGGACACGTATGTTCGCGGCTTGCGACATGGACATTAAGCGCTTCTGTCGGTTAGTCAGGCCGGGAGAGGGACGGGTGCTACAGTGCTTGCAGGATCATACGCAGGATGTTTCGGATCGCTGTTATGGCACATTGCCGAAAGGCACGTTGCTCTTCACGCAGTGA
- the hpnD gene encoding presqualene diphosphate synthase HpnD translates to MTPQEAQAYCTQLTKSSGSNFYYSFLFLPATRRNAMYTVYAFCKAVDSAVDEPTHGSEPKEELRRWRSELDAVYHGTPTWPIMISLAHHVRRLSIPQAYFEELIKGVEMDLTTTRYETFDALSLYCYRVASVVGLMCLHVFGATSAHAQDYAVDLGMAFQLTNILRDLATDAEQGRVYLPLEDLARFHCGESELLAKQHSPALRELVAFESARARQYYKKAQAALESLPRAERRALTVAEIMRAVYSRILERIEQPDHQIFGPRIRLSTSNRLALAAGVWVQSRFS, encoded by the coding sequence ATGACACCACAAGAAGCCCAGGCGTATTGCACCCAACTGACCAAAAGCAGTGGAAGCAACTTCTATTACTCATTTTTATTCCTGCCGGCCACAAGGCGAAACGCGATGTATACGGTGTACGCCTTCTGCAAAGCGGTGGATAGCGCGGTCGATGAGCCGACGCATGGAAGCGAACCCAAGGAGGAACTGCGCCGTTGGCGATCCGAGTTGGATGCGGTGTATCACGGGACGCCGACGTGGCCCATCATGATCAGCCTGGCTCACCATGTCAGGCGGCTATCGATTCCTCAAGCCTATTTTGAAGAGTTGATCAAAGGGGTCGAAATGGACCTCACCACAACACGTTACGAAACGTTCGACGCGCTTTCGCTCTACTGCTATCGCGTGGCGTCCGTCGTCGGTTTGATGTGTCTCCATGTATTCGGCGCCACCTCCGCCCACGCCCAGGACTATGCGGTTGACTTGGGAATGGCCTTTCAGCTGACCAATATTCTTCGCGACCTCGCAACTGATGCTGAACAAGGACGTGTCTACCTTCCCCTAGAGGATCTGGCGCGATTTCACTGCGGAGAGAGTGAACTGCTGGCCAAACAGCATTCTCCCGCTCTGCGTGAACTCGTCGCATTTGAAAGCGCCCGAGCGCGCCAGTACTACAAGAAAGCTCAAGCCGCCCTAGAGAGTTTGCCGCGCGCGGAACGGCGCGCGCTGACCGTTGCTGAGATCATGCGCGCCGTCTATTCGCGTATCCTCGAGCGGATCGAGCAGCCCGATCATCAAATATTCGGCCCACGAATACGCCTCTCGACCTCCAATCGATTGGCCCTCGCCGCCGGCGTTTGGGTGCAATCCAGATTCTCGTGA
- the tldD gene encoding metalloprotease TldD, with the protein MSELISLDTFKVTETEVRGALERVKVHDVDYADLYFESCITESVSMEESLVKRATRSISQGVGVRATAGEKTGFAYSDELTKQDLEIAADTARYIAKSPAGNVTVPVPVHAKPKRDLYPVPQGQIDISTTDRVELLNAIDVEARRYDRRIKNVMASFNTEYKIVLVATSEGTMIGDVQPLSRLQVTCIAEENGNRQVGSFGGGGRLGFAFYREGDRYLNYAREAARAAILNLSAVEAPAGVMPVVLGGGWPGILLHEAIGHGLEADFNRKKTSAFSNLLGTRVASDVCTIVDDGTLPGRRGSLNMDDEGTPTSRTVLIDKGILRGYITDKLNARLMGIPVTGNGRRESYQSIVLPRMTNTFMLAGDSNPEDIIRSVDKGLYAVSFGGGQVDITNGKFVFSASEAYLIEGGKITKPVKGATLIGSGPEILTKVSMVGHDLKLDEGIGTCGKEGQSVPVGVGLPTIRIDEITVGGTQQT; encoded by the coding sequence ATGTCTGAACTGATCTCCTTGGATACATTTAAAGTGACCGAAACCGAGGTGCGCGGCGCTCTGGAGCGTGTAAAAGTACACGACGTCGATTACGCAGACCTCTACTTCGAGTCCTGCATCACCGAGTCGGTGTCCATGGAGGAGTCGCTGGTGAAACGAGCCACCAGAAGCATTTCTCAGGGAGTAGGTGTGCGCGCCACGGCAGGGGAAAAAACCGGGTTCGCGTACTCTGACGAATTGACCAAGCAAGACTTGGAAATCGCGGCCGATACGGCCCGGTATATTGCCAAATCTCCAGCGGGGAATGTAACGGTTCCGGTCCCTGTACATGCCAAACCGAAGCGAGACCTGTATCCGGTTCCCCAGGGGCAGATCGATATCTCGACGACCGACAGAGTCGAGCTTCTCAATGCCATTGATGTCGAGGCGAGGCGATATGATCGACGGATCAAGAACGTCATGGCCTCGTTCAATACAGAGTACAAGATTGTGCTGGTTGCCACGAGTGAAGGGACCATGATCGGGGATGTGCAGCCGTTGTCACGTCTCCAAGTCACGTGTATTGCCGAGGAAAATGGGAATCGACAGGTTGGATCCTTCGGTGGCGGAGGCCGGTTAGGGTTTGCGTTCTATCGCGAAGGAGACCGTTACCTGAATTACGCTAGAGAGGCGGCCAGGGCGGCTATCTTGAACCTTTCAGCCGTCGAAGCACCGGCAGGTGTCATGCCCGTGGTCCTGGGCGGTGGATGGCCCGGTATCCTCCTTCATGAAGCGATCGGGCACGGTCTTGAAGCTGACTTTAATCGGAAAAAGACATCGGCATTTTCGAATCTGTTAGGGACACGGGTGGCATCTGATGTCTGCACGATCGTCGACGATGGGACGTTGCCGGGCCGTCGTGGTTCACTGAATATGGACGATGAAGGCACGCCGACGAGCAGGACCGTGCTCATTGACAAGGGCATTCTTCGGGGCTATATCACCGATAAATTGAATGCACGGCTGATGGGAATTCCCGTGACCGGGAATGGACGACGGGAAAGTTATCAGAGTATCGTGCTGCCGCGAATGACCAATACCTTCATGTTGGCCGGAGATTCGAATCCGGAAGACATCATCAGATCGGTGGACAAGGGGCTCTATGCCGTCTCGTTTGGCGGGGGCCAGGTGGATATCACAAACGGGAAATTTGTGTTTTCGGCGAGTGAGGCCTATCTGATCGAAGGTGGGAAAATTACTAAGCCGGTGAAAGGCGCAACGCTGATTGGGAGCGGTCCGGAGATCCTGACGAAAGTTTCCATGGTCGGCCATGACCTCAAATTGGACGAAGGCATCGGCACGTGCGGGAAAGAAGGGCAATCCGTTCCTGTCGGAGTCGGGCTGCCGACCATCCGCATTGACGAAATTACAGTGGGTGGGACACAGCAAACCTAG
- a CDS encoding HAD family phosphatase, which translates to MPQLKAIIFDFDGIIANTEPLHYAALRNTLREIGISLSETEYYREYLGFDDRGCFIAALTTNDRPIIPTLMAQLMDRKAKVYMGLVKQPNVLFPGVVEFVKQAGRAYPLAIASGALRHEIEYILEGAGLRKEFTHITSAEDVARGKPDPQPFLHALRSLQRLRDPHLTAESCLVIEDSLPGVESGKAASMKVLAVTNTHSVQDLHRADAVTHTLAAANLDELRIRLWPSS; encoded by the coding sequence ATGCCCCAGCTCAAAGCGATCATATTCGATTTCGACGGCATCATTGCGAATACCGAGCCGCTCCATTACGCCGCGTTGAGAAACACGTTACGGGAGATCGGCATTTCGTTGAGCGAAACCGAGTACTACCGAGAATACCTGGGCTTTGACGATCGGGGTTGTTTCATCGCCGCGCTCACAACCAACGATCGTCCCATTATCCCAACTTTGATGGCTCAACTGATGGATCGGAAAGCGAAAGTCTACATGGGCTTGGTGAAGCAGCCCAACGTGTTATTTCCCGGGGTCGTCGAATTCGTCAAACAGGCGGGACGCGCCTACCCATTGGCCATCGCATCCGGTGCCCTGCGCCATGAAATCGAGTACATCCTGGAAGGAGCCGGTCTACGCAAAGAATTCACCCATATCACAAGCGCGGAAGATGTCGCCAGAGGAAAGCCGGATCCTCAGCCTTTTCTTCACGCGCTCCGGTCTTTGCAACGATTGCGAGATCCTCACCTCACTGCTGAATCCTGTCTGGTCATAGAAGATTCCCTTCCTGGTGTTGAAAGCGGAAAGGCGGCATCCATGAAAGTTCTGGCCGTGACCAATACCCATTCCGTACAGGACCTGCACAGAGCTGATGCGGTCACGCATACGCTGGCGGCCGCGAACCTTGATGAACTCCGCATACGTTTATGGCCGTCTTCATGA
- a CDS encoding TldD/PmbA family protein has protein sequence MNDIAPHQRFTDLAADVLAKAKASGATEADVVIADGESLSVQVRLGMVDRLSKAREKRLGLRVFVGKQSACTSTSDFSIDSLSQLVVQTCALAKAVIEDPMSGLPEAAMMAGDPPDLDLFDSTKLDTDRQIELAKRAEEAAMSADERITNSEGADFDSSAGRVVLGNSHGFIGAYRSSSYSLSVSPIASDPATGAMQRDAWYAVQRKFSKLDTPESVGVEAARRTLRRLGARKVGTTRVPVVFDQEMAGSLLGNLCSALSGYSLYKGASFLSGQLGQTIAPEYVTVYDDGRMVGGLGSRPFDGEGLATKKNTIIDRGVLKNYLLDSYSGRKLGLSSTGNASRSVGESPSAGPTNFYMTPGMHNAQEIIGTVKDGLYVTELIGFGINMVTGDYSRGAGGYWIENGELAYPVEEITIAGNLKQMLRDIELVGSDLVFRGRIASPTLKLAEMMVAGS, from the coding sequence GTGAACGACATAGCACCGCATCAACGATTCACTGATCTGGCCGCAGATGTGCTTGCCAAAGCAAAAGCGAGCGGCGCAACGGAAGCGGATGTCGTCATTGCGGACGGCGAAAGCCTCTCGGTGCAAGTACGGCTGGGCATGGTTGATCGATTAAGCAAGGCACGCGAGAAGCGTCTCGGTTTGCGAGTCTTCGTGGGAAAACAATCGGCCTGCACATCGACTTCCGATTTTTCGATCGATTCATTAAGTCAACTCGTCGTCCAGACCTGTGCTCTGGCGAAGGCGGTCATCGAAGACCCGATGTCCGGACTGCCGGAGGCTGCGATGATGGCCGGAGATCCGCCCGACCTCGACCTTTTCGATTCGACCAAACTGGATACGGACCGGCAGATTGAATTGGCAAAGCGAGCGGAAGAGGCGGCCATGTCGGCGGATGAGCGGATTACGAATTCTGAGGGGGCGGATTTCGATTCCTCTGCCGGGCGGGTCGTGTTGGGGAATAGTCACGGGTTCATCGGTGCATACAGGAGTTCGAGTTACTCACTTTCCGTGTCGCCGATTGCATCAGATCCCGCAACAGGTGCCATGCAGCGCGATGCGTGGTATGCCGTTCAGCGAAAGTTTTCCAAGCTGGACACGCCTGAATCGGTCGGAGTTGAGGCGGCACGTCGCACGCTTCGGCGGCTGGGGGCGAGAAAGGTCGGGACGACGCGTGTGCCAGTGGTATTCGATCAGGAGATGGCCGGAAGCCTGTTGGGGAATCTCTGCAGCGCCCTGTCGGGCTATTCATTATATAAGGGCGCATCGTTTCTGTCGGGACAACTGGGGCAGACCATCGCGCCAGAATACGTGACGGTGTACGACGATGGCCGGATGGTCGGGGGGCTCGGGTCGAGACCCTTCGACGGCGAGGGGCTGGCCACCAAAAAAAATACGATCATCGACCGGGGTGTGTTGAAGAATTATTTGCTCGACTCATATTCCGGCAGAAAGCTAGGGCTGTCTTCGACCGGCAACGCATCGCGTAGTGTGGGGGAAAGCCCGTCAGCCGGGCCGACGAATTTCTACATGACACCGGGAATGCACAATGCGCAGGAGATCATCGGCACCGTCAAGGACGGCCTCTATGTGACCGAACTCATTGGATTCGGCATCAATATGGTAACCGGGGACTATTCTCGGGGTGCCGGCGGATATTGGATTGAAAATGGTGAGCTGGCCTATCCGGTCGAGGAAATTACGATTGCCGGCAATCTCAAGCAGATGCTGAGGGACATCGAATTAGTTGGAAGTGATTTGGTCTTCCGTGGCCGAATCGCGAGTCCGACGCTCAAACTCGCAGAAATGATGGTTGCGGGAAGTTAG
- a CDS encoding cobalamin-binding protein, with protein MRICSFVPGATEVVAALGLADDLVGISHECDYPTDVRHARILVESLVDSRHSSSARIDQEVKHLAASSGHLYRLDERAFIEANPDTLLIQDLCHVCAVTPDQIGRAVKCLSVPPRIVKLNPTTLDAVLHDIARIGKAVEQCDRACRLTTSLRDRLEQARAHTSSSIKPRVLCLEWLAPLYAGGHWIPEMVDMAGGIDVVGQAGQPSREISWQEAFAAAPDIVILMPCGFGVSRTCAEVHTLLEHSTDWSRAALEWPNVFVVDATSYFSRPGPRLVDGVELLASVFSGHIDAETRSPSVRRVSWPMNSTRF; from the coding sequence ATGAGAATCTGTTCATTCGTTCCCGGTGCAACCGAGGTCGTGGCAGCCCTCGGCCTGGCCGACGACCTGGTCGGGATCAGTCATGAATGTGACTACCCGACTGACGTGAGGCATGCACGGATACTGGTTGAATCATTGGTCGACAGTCGTCATTCGTCGAGCGCCCGCATCGACCAGGAAGTCAAACATCTGGCGGCATCAAGTGGACATCTGTACCGTCTCGACGAACGAGCGTTCATCGAGGCAAATCCCGACACGCTGCTGATTCAGGATCTTTGCCATGTCTGTGCGGTCACACCGGATCAAATCGGTCGCGCCGTGAAATGCCTGTCCGTCCCGCCGCGGATCGTCAAGCTGAATCCGACAACACTGGATGCCGTGCTGCATGACATCGCGCGCATCGGCAAAGCCGTGGAACAATGCGATCGAGCGTGCAGACTCACCACATCTCTTCGCGACCGGCTGGAGCAGGCGAGGGCCCACACCTCTTCATCCATCAAGCCACGCGTCCTTTGTCTGGAATGGCTCGCTCCACTCTACGCCGGCGGGCATTGGATTCCGGAGATGGTCGATATGGCGGGAGGAATCGACGTGGTCGGACAAGCAGGCCAACCGTCGCGGGAGATATCCTGGCAGGAGGCATTCGCTGCGGCACCTGACATCGTAATTCTCATGCCCTGCGGTTTTGGAGTGTCCCGCACGTGCGCAGAAGTGCATACTTTGCTTGAACACTCAACCGACTGGTCACGAGCGGCGCTCGAGTGGCCCAACGTCTTCGTGGTCGATGCAACCTCTTACTTCAGTCGGCCTGGCCCACGGCTTGTCGACGGAGTGGAACTGCTCGCGTCCGTCTTTTCCGGACACATCGATGCTGAGACGAGATCACCTTCCGTGCGACGTGTGTCATGGCCGATGAATTCCACGCGCTTTTAG